In Actinomycetota bacterium, one genomic interval encodes:
- a CDS encoding glycosyltransferase family 4 protein: MISPPWISVPPRGYGGIEWVVSLLTEELVSRGHDVTLFATGDSVTSAELRYVFDEGPTALMHQALPYSQHLGPAFAHIAGEARAGRRYDVVHDHTAWIALEFAPLLPTPLVHTLHGCALDSEREFFRACRDNATFVSISEYQTRTFTEISISAIVHNAVDLDAYPFRERKEDYVLSLGRITKDKGQHLAIQAALAADVPIVLAGKVDPGEDTEYFDKTVSPYVDGTRVRFEGEVTEERKHELFAGARALLFPIQWDEPFGNVMIEAMVCGTPVIATPRGAVPEVVRDGETGFFVNDLETLTAAIGRIDEISAKACRAHVEKNFSPQVMADKYERVFERVADGG, encoded by the coding sequence ATGATTTCTCCACCGTGGATTTCGGTTCCGCCTCGTGGGTACGGCGGCATCGAATGGGTTGTGTCCCTGCTGACCGAGGAGTTGGTTTCTCGCGGACACGACGTGACGCTGTTCGCCACCGGCGACTCGGTGACGTCGGCCGAACTTCGCTACGTCTTCGACGAAGGACCGACGGCGCTGATGCACCAAGCTCTTCCGTATTCACAGCACCTCGGGCCGGCGTTTGCGCACATAGCTGGCGAGGCGCGCGCCGGCCGACGCTACGACGTCGTGCACGACCACACGGCATGGATCGCGCTGGAGTTCGCGCCGCTGCTGCCGACGCCGCTGGTGCATACGCTGCATGGCTGCGCTCTCGATAGCGAGCGTGAGTTCTTCCGGGCATGCCGCGACAACGCGACGTTCGTAAGCATCAGTGAGTACCAGACGCGGACGTTCACCGAGATCTCGATCAGCGCGATCGTGCACAACGCGGTGGATCTGGATGCCTACCCGTTCCGCGAGCGCAAGGAAGACTACGTGCTCTCGCTCGGAAGAATCACCAAGGACAAGGGGCAGCACCTGGCGATCCAGGCGGCTTTGGCGGCCGACGTCCCGATCGTGCTCGCCGGCAAGGTCGATCCCGGCGAGGACACCGAGTACTTCGACAAGACGGTGTCGCCGTACGTCGACGGCACCAGGGTTCGCTTCGAGGGCGAGGTGACTGAGGAGCGAAAGCACGAGTTGTTTGCCGGCGCGCGCGCGCTGCTGTTTCCGATCCAGTGGGACGAGCCGTTCGGCAACGTCATGATCGAAGCGATGGTCTGCGGCACGCCGGTGATCGCGACACCGCGAGGGGCGGTCCCCGAGGTCGTTCGCGATGGAGAGACCGGCTTCTTCGTCAACGACCTCGAGACCCTAACGGCGGCGATCGGGCGTATCGACGAGATCTCTGCGAAGGCGTGCCGCGCACACGTCGAGAAGAATTTCTCACCGCAAGTCATGGCCGATAAGTACGAGCGGGTGTTCGAGCGGGTTGCAGATGGCGGATGA